The Paraburkholderia acidisoli genome contains a region encoding:
- a CDS encoding GNAT family N-acetyltransferase: protein MEALIRRLEDGDDRSRFDCGVGSLDEWLRNIAGQHQKKNLSRTYVAVLASAPGTVVGYYALAATAVETEGMPGVRLPRSVSAVLLGRLAVDSEYKGQGLGEELLAHALDTALSASAAIGVQCVVVDAIDENAAGFYRKYGFEAFTGIPRRLFLPIATLKQI, encoded by the coding sequence GTGGAAGCGCTGATACGAAGGCTTGAAGATGGCGACGACCGCAGCCGTTTCGACTGCGGCGTCGGTTCTCTTGATGAATGGCTGCGCAATATCGCAGGCCAGCATCAGAAGAAAAATCTGTCGCGAACCTATGTCGCCGTTTTGGCCAGCGCGCCGGGAACCGTGGTCGGATACTACGCGCTCGCGGCTACGGCGGTGGAAACCGAAGGAATGCCGGGCGTCCGTTTGCCGAGAAGCGTCTCCGCCGTATTGCTCGGCCGCCTGGCGGTCGATTCGGAGTACAAAGGTCAAGGGCTCGGCGAGGAACTTCTGGCGCACGCGCTCGATACCGCCTTGAGCGCCTCGGCGGCGATCGGCGTGCAATGCGTCGTGGTGGATGCGATCGACGAAAACGCCGCCGGCTTCTACCGGAAATACGGTTTCGAAGCGTTCACCGGTATCCCGCGCAGACTGTTTCTGCCAATCGCGACGCTCAAGCAAATCTAG
- a CDS encoding type II toxin-antitoxin system TacA family antitoxin, protein MAINSGMENSSRGRITARLSAEKQEILQLAADLSGSTLNQFIVQSALRAAEEVIERDEVIRSIRLTVAESKRFCALLDDPPKPNEALQRAMARFRNKKSGSADTKA, encoded by the coding sequence ATGGCGATCAACAGCGGTATGGAAAATTCCAGCCGCGGGCGCATTACTGCGCGGTTGAGTGCAGAAAAGCAGGAAATCCTGCAGCTGGCTGCAGATCTTTCGGGCAGTACGCTCAACCAGTTCATTGTGCAGTCGGCACTGCGAGCGGCAGAGGAAGTCATCGAGCGCGATGAAGTGATTCGCTCCATCCGCTTGACGGTAGCGGAGTCGAAGCGTTTCTGCGCATTGCTCGACGATCCCCCCAAGCCCAACGAAGCCTTGCAGCGCGCAATGGCACGCTTTCGGAACAAGAAGAGTGGAAGCGCTGATACGAAGGCTTGA
- a CDS encoding RNA polymerase sigma factor FliA: protein MYNAQGKISQADVLAKYAPLVRRLGLQLVAKMPASVDLDDLIQAGMIGLLDAANRYKEDQGAQFETYASQRIRGAMLDELRSNDWLPRSLRRTSREVESAVHKVEQRLGRSASEAEVAEHLNMPLDEYQGMLQDLHGSQLIYYEDFDRSAEDEPFLDRYCVDHSDPLSALLDDSLRGALVEAIDRLPEREKLLMSLYYERGMNLREIGAVMEVSESRVCQLHSQAVARLRTRLREMSWAAAES, encoded by the coding sequence ATGTACAACGCTCAAGGAAAGATTTCGCAGGCCGACGTGCTGGCGAAATACGCACCGCTCGTCAGGCGGTTGGGCTTGCAGCTCGTGGCCAAGATGCCCGCGAGCGTGGATCTCGACGACTTGATCCAGGCCGGCATGATCGGCCTGCTCGACGCGGCGAACCGCTACAAGGAAGATCAGGGCGCGCAGTTCGAAACCTACGCGAGCCAGCGCATTCGCGGCGCGATGCTCGACGAGCTGCGCAGTAACGACTGGCTGCCGCGCAGCCTGCGCCGCACCTCGCGCGAGGTGGAAAGCGCGGTGCACAAGGTGGAACAGCGTCTGGGCCGCTCGGCGAGCGAAGCCGAGGTGGCCGAGCACCTGAACATGCCGCTCGACGAGTATCAGGGCATGCTGCAGGACCTGCACGGCAGCCAGCTGATCTATTACGAAGACTTCGACCGCTCCGCCGAGGACGAGCCGTTCCTCGACCGCTACTGCGTCGATCATTCGGACCCGCTTTCGGCGCTGCTCGACGACAGCCTGCGCGGCGCGCTGGTCGAGGCGATCGACCGTCTGCCGGAACGCGAGAAGCTGCTGATGTCGCTCTACTACGAGCGCGGCATGAACCTGCGCGAAATCGGCGCGGTCATGGAAGTGAGCGAATCGCGCGTGTGCCAGCTGCACAGCCAGGCGGTGGCGCGACTGCGTACGCGTCTGCGCGAGATGTCGTGGGCGGCCGCGGAAAGTTGA
- the flhF gene encoding flagellar biosynthesis protein FlhF yields the protein MNIRKFIGGTSRDALRLVREALGADAVVLSNRTLEDGNVEIVALADRDLAAIAPGSEGAAQGQGGSPFAQAAASMTRAPRAASPAALSAPVTAAAPVAPAPGAGANPYASGGMPDLFSSVFGASPEVGAEHDGSHADAEGDDDYAADTSVTLGKEAASAAAALPTPPSTPFASASRAAAGQQAAQSPMPATLQSTMQAAFAANQAAAPFASLNAANAGANLPPLGAHEAASLLESAAKSDGPFDAPRTMAETNPWLIDHARRIANQKDGVRESGMTPSAATARGLGNIADPVRPADVEASQPQWAREAAYVAARRAAQSIGQSADAAGPAPTKRDDKNPAQSTAATVSEAIRARIEQVVNETVMSELASMRGMMEEQFAGLLWGERQRRSPVQGALTKQLFAAGFSAQLVKMMIDRLPEVETEEAGMEWLQSVLESNLPVLEDEESLMERGGVFALMGPTGVGKTTTTAKLAARCVMRFGASKVALLTTDSYRIGGHEQLRIFGKILGVSVHAVRDGADLQLALAELKNKHIVLIDTIGMSQRDRAVADQIAMLCGAGRPVQRILLLSATGHGDTLNEVVQAYQSDDAPLTGCILTKLDEATNLGGALDTVLRYKLPVHYVSTGQKVPENLYVATRRFLIRSAFCIPRDRSPFVPHEDDIPALLSALSTRSNTQAPEVRFG from the coding sequence TTGAACATTCGCAAATTCATCGGTGGCACCAGCCGCGACGCGTTACGACTCGTACGCGAAGCGCTGGGCGCGGACGCCGTCGTCCTGTCGAACCGCACGCTCGAAGACGGCAACGTCGAGATCGTCGCGCTCGCCGACCGCGATCTCGCTGCAATCGCCCCCGGCAGCGAAGGCGCCGCGCAAGGTCAGGGCGGCAGCCCGTTCGCGCAAGCCGCCGCCTCGATGACGCGCGCGCCGCGCGCCGCGTCCCCCGCCGCGCTGAGCGCCCCGGTCACGGCCGCCGCGCCGGTCGCCCCGGCGCCTGGCGCGGGTGCGAATCCCTACGCGAGCGGCGGCATGCCGGACCTGTTCTCGTCGGTGTTCGGCGCGAGCCCGGAAGTGGGCGCCGAGCACGACGGCAGCCACGCCGACGCCGAAGGCGACGACGACTACGCCGCCGACACGAGCGTCACGCTCGGCAAGGAAGCGGCCTCGGCCGCCGCCGCGCTGCCCACGCCGCCCAGCACGCCGTTCGCTTCGGCCTCGCGCGCCGCCGCCGGCCAGCAAGCCGCGCAGTCGCCCATGCCCGCGACGCTGCAATCGACGATGCAAGCCGCCTTCGCCGCGAATCAGGCCGCCGCGCCGTTCGCCTCGCTGAACGCCGCAAACGCCGGCGCGAACCTCCCGCCGCTGGGCGCGCACGAAGCCGCCTCGCTGCTCGAGAGCGCCGCGAAGTCCGACGGCCCGTTCGACGCGCCGCGCACGATGGCGGAAACGAATCCCTGGCTGATCGACCACGCGCGCCGCATCGCCAACCAGAAGGACGGCGTGCGCGAATCCGGCATGACGCCCTCGGCGGCCACGGCGAGAGGCCTCGGCAACATCGCCGATCCGGTGCGTCCCGCCGACGTCGAAGCCTCGCAGCCGCAGTGGGCCCGCGAAGCCGCCTACGTCGCCGCGCGCCGCGCCGCGCAGAGCATCGGCCAGAGCGCCGACGCCGCCGGCCCCGCGCCCACGAAGCGCGACGACAAGAACCCCGCGCAAAGCACGGCTGCCACGGTGAGCGAAGCGATCCGCGCGCGCATCGAGCAGGTTGTCAACGAGACCGTGATGAGCGAGCTCGCCTCGATGCGCGGCATGATGGAAGAGCAGTTCGCCGGCCTGCTGTGGGGCGAGCGCCAACGCCGCAGCCCGGTGCAGGGCGCGCTCACGAAGCAGCTGTTCGCGGCCGGTTTCTCGGCGCAGCTCGTGAAGATGATGATCGACCGCCTGCCCGAAGTCGAAACCGAGGAAGCCGGCATGGAATGGCTCCAGTCGGTGCTCGAATCGAACCTGCCGGTGCTCGAAGACGAAGAATCGCTGATGGAGCGCGGCGGCGTGTTCGCGCTGATGGGCCCGACGGGCGTGGGCAAGACCACGACCACGGCCAAGCTCGCGGCGCGCTGCGTGATGCGCTTCGGCGCCAGCAAGGTCGCGCTGCTCACGACCGACAGCTACCGTATCGGCGGTCACGAGCAACTGCGCATCTTCGGCAAGATCCTCGGCGTGTCCGTGCACGCGGTGCGCGACGGCGCCGACCTGCAACTCGCGCTCGCCGAACTCAAGAACAAGCACATCGTCCTGATCGACACGATCGGCATGAGCCAGCGCGACCGCGCGGTGGCCGACCAGATCGCCATGCTGTGCGGCGCGGGCCGCCCGGTGCAGCGCATCCTGCTGCTCTCGGCGACGGGTCACGGCGACACGCTCAACGAAGTGGTGCAGGCCTACCAGAGCGACGACGCGCCGCTCACGGGCTGCATTCTCACCAAGCTCGACGAAGCCACCAATCTCGGCGGCGCGCTCGATACCGTGCTGCGCTACAAGCTGCCCGTGCACTACGTTTCGACGGGCCAGAAAGTGCCCGAGAACCTTTACGTGGCGACGCGGCGCTTCCTGATCCGCAGCGCTTTCTGTATCCCGCGCGACCGCTCGCCGTTCGTGCCGCACGAGGATGACATTCCGGCGCTGTTGTCGGCGCTGTCGACCCGTTCGAACACGCAAGCGCCCGAGGTCCGGTTTGGATAA
- a CDS encoding toxin, producing MNALFVELSLFRERRAAYLDDEAYRALQNELLANPEKGDLIRHTHGLRKVRWKDARRGKGKRGGLRVIYYHWVGGAQFWMFFVYDKDEVEDLNQQEAKALGVMLRREMEMRTGR from the coding sequence ATGAACGCCCTATTCGTCGAACTCTCTTTGTTTCGCGAGCGCCGCGCCGCCTATCTCGATGACGAGGCATACCGGGCGCTTCAAAACGAATTGCTGGCCAATCCCGAAAAAGGCGATCTCATCCGCCATACGCATGGTCTGCGCAAAGTGCGCTGGAAGGATGCGCGGCGCGGAAAAGGCAAGCGTGGCGGCCTTCGGGTGATTTATTACCACTGGGTTGGCGGCGCGCAATTCTGGATGTTCTTCGTTTATGACAAAGACGAAGTCGAAGATCTCAACCAGCAGGAAGCGAAGGCGCTCGGTGTCATGCTTCGCAGGGAAATGGAAATGAGGACCGGCAGATGA
- a CDS encoding helix-turn-helix domain-containing protein, producing the protein MKKARLFDALKQGLDELAAEREGKLTLHTVTLEAPEPLDVTADEIRSVREAVNVSQAVMARRLRVNVRTWQNWEQGKAKPNAQAAVLIKLVEKHPQTLELLEAL; encoded by the coding sequence ATGAAAAAAGCTCGTCTTTTCGACGCACTCAAGCAAGGACTCGACGAACTCGCAGCCGAGCGCGAGGGCAAGCTCACGCTGCATACGGTGACGCTCGAGGCGCCGGAGCCGCTGGACGTCACAGCAGACGAAATCCGCTCCGTGCGCGAGGCGGTCAATGTTTCCCAGGCGGTCATGGCGCGGCGTCTTCGCGTGAACGTGCGCACCTGGCAGAACTGGGAACAGGGAAAAGCGAAACCCAACGCCCAGGCAGCCGTGCTCATCAAGCTCGTGGAAAAGCATCCGCAAACGCTCGAACTCCTCGAAGCGCTCTAA
- the flhA gene encoding flagellar biosynthesis protein FlhA gives MNARTGGFLARRTEVLQGTNLRALAGPILICMILGMMILPLPPFLLDLFFTFNIALSVMVLLVSMYTMKPLDFAAFPSVLLFSTLLRLSLNVASTRVVLLEGHTGPEAAGRVIESFGHFLVGGNFAVGIVVFVILMVINFMVITKGAGRIAEVGARFTLDAMPGKQMAIDADLNAGLINEEAARKRRTEIAQEAEFYGSMDGASKFVRGDAIAGLLIMAINIVGGLIVGVVQHGMPFAAAGETYTLLTIGDGLVAQIPSLIISTAAGVIVSRVGTNEDIGTQLTGQLFSNPRVLLITGSIIATMGLIPGMPHFAFLLLGGGAIQLGRVMKKNAEAKKESSVVADLEPTPLAPAENAEATWDDVALIDTLGLEVGYRIIPLVDKNTDGELLKRIKSIRKKFAQEIGFLPPVIHIRDNLELRPNAYRITLKGVEVGTGEAYPGQWLAINPGQVSAMLPGTPTTDPAFGLPAVWIDANMREQAQVFGYTVVDSSTVVATHLNHLVVSHAAELLGRREVQALMERVQKDTPSLVDDLVPKVLPVTTLQKVLQNLLEEGVPIRDMRTIMESLSEHTPRVSDAHDLTAVVRIALGRAITQQWFPGSGDMQVMGLDANLERVLSQTLTSGPNPGLEPGLAHTLLTHTEAAMGRQQAMGLAPVMLVQHALRPMLSRFLRRSLPQLKVLSYAEVPDTRSVRVVNVIGGN, from the coding sequence ATGAACGCCCGCACCGGTGGTTTCCTCGCGCGGCGCACGGAAGTGCTGCAAGGCACGAATCTGCGCGCGCTCGCGGGACCGATCCTGATCTGCATGATCCTCGGCATGATGATTCTGCCGTTGCCGCCGTTCCTGCTCGATCTGTTCTTCACCTTCAACATCGCGCTTTCGGTGATGGTGCTGCTCGTCAGCATGTACACGATGAAGCCGCTCGACTTCGCGGCGTTCCCGAGCGTGCTGCTGTTCTCCACGCTGCTGCGGCTCTCGCTGAACGTGGCGTCCACCCGCGTGGTGCTGCTCGAAGGCCACACCGGCCCCGAGGCGGCGGGCCGCGTGATCGAGTCGTTCGGCCACTTCCTCGTGGGCGGCAACTTCGCGGTGGGTATCGTCGTGTTCGTGATCCTGATGGTCATCAACTTCATGGTGATCACGAAGGGCGCGGGCCGGATCGCCGAAGTGGGCGCGCGCTTCACGCTCGACGCGATGCCCGGCAAGCAGATGGCGATCGACGCCGACCTGAACGCCGGTCTCATCAACGAAGAAGCCGCCCGCAAGCGCCGCACGGAAATCGCCCAGGAAGCCGAGTTCTACGGGTCGATGGACGGTGCAAGCAAGTTCGTGCGCGGCGACGCGATCGCCGGTTTGCTGATCATGGCGATCAACATCGTGGGCGGCCTGATCGTGGGCGTGGTGCAGCACGGCATGCCGTTCGCGGCGGCGGGCGAAACCTATACGCTGCTGACGATCGGTGACGGCCTCGTCGCGCAGATTCCGTCGCTCATCATCTCCACGGCGGCGGGCGTGATCGTCTCGCGCGTGGGCACCAACGAAGACATCGGCACGCAGCTCACGGGCCAGCTGTTCTCGAACCCGCGCGTGCTGCTCATCACCGGTTCGATCATCGCCACGATGGGCCTGATTCCGGGCATGCCGCACTTCGCGTTTCTGCTGCTCGGCGGCGGCGCGATCCAGCTCGGCCGCGTGATGAAGAAGAACGCCGAGGCGAAGAAGGAAAGCTCGGTGGTCGCCGACCTCGAACCCACGCCGCTCGCGCCGGCCGAAAACGCCGAAGCGACCTGGGACGACGTGGCGCTCATCGACACGCTCGGCCTCGAAGTGGGCTACCGCATCATTCCGCTCGTCGACAAGAACACCGACGGCGAACTGCTCAAGCGCATCAAGAGCATCCGCAAGAAGTTCGCGCAGGAAATCGGCTTCCTGCCGCCGGTCATCCATATTCGCGACAACCTCGAACTGCGTCCGAATGCGTACCGCATCACGCTCAAGGGCGTGGAAGTGGGCACGGGCGAGGCGTATCCGGGCCAGTGGCTCGCGATCAATCCGGGTCAGGTGAGCGCGATGCTGCCGGGCACGCCGACCACCGATCCGGCGTTCGGCCTGCCGGCGGTGTGGATCGACGCGAACATGCGCGAACAGGCGCAGGTGTTCGGCTACACGGTGGTCGATTCGAGCACGGTGGTGGCGACTCACCTGAACCACCTCGTGGTCTCGCACGCCGCCGAACTGCTGGGCCGCCGCGAAGTGCAGGCGCTGATGGAGCGCGTGCAGAAGGACACGCCTTCGCTCGTGGACGATCTGGTGCCGAAGGTGCTGCCGGTCACGACGCTGCAGAAGGTGCTGCAGAATCTGCTGGAAGAAGGCGTGCCGATCCGCGACATGCGCACGATCATGGAGTCGCTTTCGGAGCACACGCCGCGCGTTTCGGATGCGCACGATCTCACGGCGGTGGTGCGTATCGCGCTCGGCCGCGCGATCACGCAGCAGTGGTTCCCTGGCAGCGGCGACATGCAGGTCATGGGCCTCGACGCGAACCTCGAACGCGTGCTCTCGCAGACGCTCACCTCGGGTCCGAACCCGGGCCTCGAACCGGGTCTCGCTCACACGCTGCTCACGCATACCGAAGCGGCCATGGGACGCCAGCAGGCGATGGGGCTCGCGCCCGTGATGCTCGTGCAGCACGCGCTGCGACCGATGCTTTCGCGCTTCCTGCGCCGCAGCTTGCCGCAGCTCAAGGTGCTCTCGTACGCCGAAGTGCCGGATACGCGCAGCGTGCGCGTGGTGAACGTGATCGGCGGGAATTGA
- the flhB gene encoding flagellar biosynthesis protein FlhB: MAEDSDLEKTEPATPKRLEKAREEGQLPRSREFSTFALLSAGFFGTWLLSGSIGLHLQSMMRGAFTFNHASAFETRTMLTGAGVAAREGLMAVLPVLGLTGVAALLAPMALGGWNLSTKSLEPKFDRLNPITGLGRLFSIQGPIQLGMSLIKTIVVGLIGGSSLWNHRDEIVGLSMQPAARAFADAFHLILVCCGMTVGGMFLVAALDVPYQIWTFHRRLRMTKEEVKREHRENEGDPHVKGRIRQQQRAAARRRMMTQVPKADVVVTNPTHFAVALQYTDGSMRAPKVVAKGVNLVAARIREIATENNVPLLEAPPLARALYYNVELNREIPGPLYGAVAQVLAWVYQLKRFREHGGDVPMEPTETDLDVPPELDKGAVSAEDEAEEADEALEPEPRSAAGKTQAASNTASNTAARAAKAKRDGNEGASE, translated from the coding sequence GTGGCAGAGGACAGCGACCTCGAAAAAACCGAACCAGCCACTCCCAAGCGCCTCGAAAAGGCGCGAGAGGAGGGGCAGCTTCCGCGTTCGCGCGAGTTTTCGACATTCGCGTTGCTCTCGGCGGGCTTTTTCGGGACCTGGCTGCTGTCGGGCAGCATCGGCCTGCATTTGCAGTCGATGATGCGCGGCGCGTTCACGTTCAATCATGCGAGCGCGTTCGAGACGCGCACCATGCTCACGGGCGCGGGCGTGGCGGCGCGCGAGGGCTTGATGGCGGTGCTGCCGGTGCTCGGACTCACGGGCGTGGCCGCGCTGCTCGCGCCGATGGCGCTTGGCGGCTGGAACCTCTCCACGAAGTCGCTCGAACCCAAGTTCGACCGTCTGAACCCGATCACGGGCCTCGGGCGGCTCTTTTCGATTCAGGGCCCGATCCAGCTCGGCATGTCGCTGATCAAGACGATCGTGGTCGGCCTGATCGGCGGTTCGTCGCTCTGGAATCACCGCGACGAGATCGTCGGTCTCTCGATGCAACCGGCGGCGCGCGCGTTCGCCGACGCGTTCCATCTGATCCTCGTGTGCTGCGGCATGACGGTCGGCGGCATGTTCCTCGTGGCGGCGCTCGACGTGCCCTACCAGATCTGGACGTTCCACCGCCGCCTGCGCATGACGAAGGAAGAAGTGAAGCGCGAGCATCGCGAGAACGAAGGCGACCCGCACGTGAAGGGCCGGATTCGCCAGCAGCAGCGTGCCGCCGCGCGCCGCCGCATGATGACGCAGGTGCCGAAGGCCGACGTCGTGGTCACGAACCCGACGCACTTCGCCGTTGCGCTCCAGTACACGGACGGCTCGATGCGCGCCCCGAAGGTGGTGGCCAAGGGCGTGAACCTCGTGGCCGCGCGGATCCGCGAAATCGCCACCGAGAACAACGTGCCGCTGCTCGAAGCGCCGCCGCTCGCCCGCGCGCTCTATTACAACGTCGAGCTGAACCGCGAAATTCCGGGCCCGCTGTACGGCGCGGTCGCGCAGGTGCTCGCATGGGTCTACCAGCTCAAGCGCTTCCGCGAACACGGCGGCGACGTGCCGATGGAGCCGACCGAGACCGATCTCGACGTGCCGCCGGAACTGGACAAGGGTGCCGTGAGCGCCGAAGACGAAGCCGAGGAAGCCGACGAGGCCCTCGAGCCGGAACCGCGCAGCGCCGCCGGCAAGACCCAGGCCGCATCGAATACCGCATCGAACACCGCCGCCCGCGCCGCCAAAGCGAAGCGCGACGGCAATGAAGGAGCATCAGAATGA
- a CDS encoding DUF3443 domain-containing protein produces the protein MLTPNFSSDAACDTAGASWLRATRSFAVALLVACLAACGGGGGSSGGSNNSASTSGGTSGPSQQPIAANASNTVPVTVNAGLTGQLPNIPTVSVTVCVSGTSNCATVNNVQVDTASFGLRVLASALPSSISGALPVAAATGGGTLAECTAFADGYTWGSIRSADVKIGGETATNIPIQVIGDLATSSTPQACANYGDPQNTVQDLGANGILGIGVAPSDCGTNCTKASGSNYFACPNGTSCTVTAVSIAQQVANPVPHFATDNNGVILQMAPVSSSGAPSATGTLVFGIGTQSNNTLAAATVLPTDAWGNVAASLNSRSLTGFLDSGSNGLFFTDSALAQCGGNLGTFFCPSTVQSFSAALTAKDGTKGTASFNVANAQSLLGSGNNYAANNLAGQFGSVTSLDLGLPFFYGRYVYYGVDQTASGGKAPYVAF, from the coding sequence ATGCTGACCCCCAATTTTTCGAGCGATGCCGCGTGTGACACGGCAGGCGCTTCGTGGCTGCGCGCCACGCGCTCGTTCGCCGTTGCCTTGCTGGTTGCCTGTCTCGCCGCGTGCGGCGGCGGCGGTGGCAGCAGCGGCGGTTCCAATAACAGCGCCTCGACCAGCGGCGGAACGAGCGGCCCGAGCCAGCAGCCGATCGCGGCGAATGCCTCGAACACGGTGCCCGTGACCGTCAATGCCGGGCTGACCGGCCAGTTGCCCAATATCCCCACCGTGAGCGTGACCGTGTGCGTGAGCGGCACGAGCAACTGCGCGACCGTGAACAACGTGCAGGTCGATACGGCTTCGTTCGGGCTGCGCGTGCTGGCTTCGGCGCTGCCTTCGTCGATCTCGGGCGCGCTGCCCGTGGCGGCGGCGACCGGCGGCGGCACGCTGGCCGAATGCACGGCCTTCGCCGACGGCTACACGTGGGGTTCGATCCGCAGCGCCGACGTCAAGATCGGCGGCGAAACCGCGACCAATATCCCCATCCAGGTGATCGGCGACCTCGCGACCTCGTCCACGCCGCAAGCCTGCGCGAATTACGGCGATCCGCAGAACACGGTGCAGGATCTCGGCGCGAACGGCATTCTGGGCATCGGCGTCGCGCCCAGCGACTGCGGCACGAACTGCACCAAGGCCAGCGGCAGTAACTACTTCGCCTGCCCGAACGGCACCAGCTGCACCGTCACGGCCGTCTCGATCGCGCAGCAGGTGGCCAATCCCGTGCCGCACTTCGCCACCGACAACAACGGCGTGATCCTGCAGATGGCGCCCGTGTCGAGCAGCGGCGCGCCCTCGGCGACCGGCACGCTCGTGTTCGGGATCGGCACGCAGTCGAACAACACGCTGGCGGCGGCCACGGTCCTGCCCACCGACGCCTGGGGCAACGTGGCCGCTTCGCTGAACAGCCGCTCGCTCACGGGCTTCCTCGACTCGGGCTCGAACGGGCTCTTTTTCACCGACAGCGCGCTCGCGCAGTGCGGCGGCAATCTCGGCACGTTCTTCTGTCCCTCCACGGTGCAGAGCTTCAGCGCGGCGCTCACGGCGAAGGACGGCACCAAGGGCACCGCGAGCTTCAACGTGGCGAACGCGCAGTCGTTGCTCGGCAGCGGCAACAACTACGCGGCCAACAACCTCGCGGGACAGTTCGGCTCGGTCACGAGCCTCGATCTCGGGCTGCCGTTCTTCTATGGCCGCTACGTCTATTACGGCGTGGATCAGACCGCGAGCGGCGGCAAGGCGCCGTACGTGGCGTTTTAA
- a CDS encoding DUF2844 domain-containing protein, translated as MSTPAGATVSTLSPASAAAAVAAQTGASSSVSSSSSVARQAVEGAASSSASSNAYSVQQTTLANGTVVREYLAPDGSVFGVAWNGQQMPDLSALLGTYFPQYVAGLKANRAAGRVRGPGVVEQSGLVVHSGGHMGAFSGQAWLPQALPAGVSAADIQ; from the coding sequence ATGTCCACGCCCGCGGGCGCCACCGTCAGCACGCTGAGTCCGGCTTCGGCCGCGGCCGCCGTGGCGGCGCAGACCGGCGCGTCTTCCTCCGTCTCCTCGTCTTCCTCCGTGGCGCGCCAGGCCGTGGAAGGCGCGGCGTCGTCTTCCGCGTCGTCCAACGCGTATTCCGTGCAGCAAACCACGCTCGCCAACGGCACCGTCGTGCGCGAATACCTCGCCCCGGACGGCAGCGTGTTCGGCGTGGCGTGGAACGGCCAGCAGATGCCCGACCTTTCGGCGCTGCTCGGCACCTATTTCCCGCAGTACGTGGCCGGCCTGAAGGCGAACCGCGCCGCGGGCCGCGTGCGCGGGCCGGGCGTGGTGGAACAGTCGGGGCTCGTCGTGCATTCGGGCGGCCACATGGGCGCCTTTTCGGGTCAGGCATGGCTGCCGCAGGCATTGCCCGCGGGCGTCAGCGCCGCCGATATCCAATGA
- the cheZ gene encoding protein phosphatase CheZ encodes MNEPISAHGEDAAAFDDAPAGTGDPSDRILARIGQLTRNLRDSMRELGLDKHVERAAEAVPDARDRLRYVANMTEQAAERVLSAIELAKPLQETLERDAKELSSRWSTWYDAPIGREEVRQLMDDTRSFLDQVPQSTAATNQHLLEIMLAQDFQDLTGQVIKKIMDVVYLIEQQLLTVLVENIAPERREQFAATAAALAEETSGTGSPEHLLNGPQIDPEGKADVMQDQAQVDDLLASLGF; translated from the coding sequence GTGAACGAGCCCATCAGCGCGCACGGCGAAGACGCCGCAGCGTTCGACGACGCGCCGGCCGGCACGGGCGATCCGTCGGATCGCATCCTTGCCCGCATCGGCCAGCTCACGCGCAATCTGCGTGACTCGATGCGCGAGCTCGGCCTCGACAAGCACGTCGAGCGCGCCGCGGAAGCGGTGCCCGACGCGCGCGACCGGCTGCGCTACGTCGCCAACATGACGGAGCAGGCCGCCGAGCGCGTGCTGTCGGCGATCGAACTCGCCAAGCCGTTGCAGGAAACGCTCGAGCGCGACGCGAAGGAACTGTCGAGCCGCTGGTCCACGTGGTACGACGCGCCCATCGGCCGCGAGGAAGTGCGCCAGCTGATGGACGACACGCGCTCGTTCCTCGACCAGGTGCCGCAGTCGACCGCGGCCACGAATCAGCATCTGCTCGAAATCATGCTCGCGCAGGATTTCCAGGACCTGACGGGCCAGGTGATCAAGAAGATCATGGACGTGGTCTATCTGATCGAGCAGCAACTGCTGACGGTGCTCGTCGAGAACATCGCCCCCGAGCGTCGCGAGCAGTTCGCGGCAACGGCGGCGGCGCTCGCCGAGGAAACCAGCGGCACCGGCAGCCCCGAGCATCTGCTCAACGGGCCGCAGATCGACCCCGAAGGCAAAGCCGACGTCATGCAAGACCAGGCGCAGGTCGACGACCTGCTGGCGAGCCTCGGTTTCTGA
- the cheY gene encoding chemotaxis response regulator CheY, translating into MDKGMKILVVDDFPTMRRIVRNLLKELGYSNVDEAEDGAAGLARLRGGNYDFVISDWNMPNLDGLAMLKEIRADANLTHLPVLMVTAESKKENIIAAAQAGASGYVVKPFTAATLDEKLNKILEKMAKTGS; encoded by the coding sequence ATGGATAAGGGAATGAAGATTCTGGTTGTTGACGACTTTCCGACGATGCGCCGGATCGTCCGCAACCTGCTCAAGGAACTGGGCTATTCGAATGTCGACGAAGCCGAAGACGGCGCAGCGGGCCTCGCGCGCCTGCGCGGCGGCAACTACGACTTCGTGATCTCCGACTGGAACATGCCGAATCTCGACGGCCTCGCGATGCTCAAGGAAATTCGCGCCGACGCGAATCTCACGCATCTGCCGGTGCTGATGGTCACGGCGGAGTCGAAGAAGGAGAACATCATCGCGGCGGCGCAGGCCGGCGCGAGCGGTTATGTCGTCAAGCCGTTCACGGCCGCGACGCTCGACGAGAAGCTCAACAAGATTCTCGAGAAGATGGCGAAGACGGGGAGCTGA